In the genome of Myxococcus stipitatus, one region contains:
- the pbpC gene encoding penicillin-binding protein 1C, producing MRRFRHLLKKLGWTAVGVLSLLAVGVAAAWWVPLPSRLTAAPSVVMEYRDGTAAHVFLAPDERWRIAAPVERIDPAYVRALLALEDKRFYSHLGVDPLAVARAAALNVTRGRRVSGASTLTMQLVRVLEPRPRTFVSKVVESFRAVQLELRLTKEEVLAAYLQFVPYGRNVEGVEAAALAYFGHTAAHLSPAEIATLLAVPQNPNRRFPVRENEERLRAARDEVARRLLEVEALPRGPEGASVSKEQVLEEVRASSVPREMKAFPREAPHAAVWLRGQRPGQALLRTTLDAGTQRLVERLMMDAAVTLLPKGIHNGTAVVVDREQGDVLALVGNFDFFDEKHGGQIAGFATPRSPGSTLKPLLYAMGIDLGMVGPEQLVADIPTTYGGYTPRNFDGRFLGLVRLEYALSQSLNMPFVRLLERVGVERFLGALRASGATSLVAEPGHYGLSAAVGGIEMTPMEVAGVYVALAGDGRTRPLRVLEEGQPREASVEVMSPGAAWLTRKGLALRDRPDFPERRRLTGLPARVHWKTGTSFGHRDAWAVGSGPRHTAVVWLGNFDHSPSVHLVGADAAGPVLFDILEGVGPRGRSLPDEDVNAPNDLMRVEVCAYSGHLPTDACTQRKEVYARRTAVPTVHCPYHQRVEVDVATGLAVGPTCRAGRETESRVFVTWPATIRRWLEEQHRRLPEPPAAAPGCEPGGERAAPSIVSPGAGHITLLIPGVPPEKQELPLEAEASHERALTWFVDGALLGTARADERMWWTPSVGTHEILVTDDRGLTAKRTHVVRERR from the coding sequence ATGCGCCGCTTCCGCCATCTCCTGAAGAAGCTGGGTTGGACCGCCGTGGGGGTGTTGAGCCTCCTGGCGGTGGGGGTGGCGGCGGCGTGGTGGGTGCCGCTGCCGTCGCGCCTCACGGCGGCGCCCTCCGTGGTGATGGAGTACCGGGATGGGACAGCGGCGCATGTGTTCCTCGCGCCGGATGAGCGGTGGCGAATCGCCGCGCCGGTGGAGCGAATCGACCCGGCGTACGTCCGTGCGCTGCTGGCGCTGGAGGACAAGCGCTTCTATTCACACCTGGGAGTGGACCCGCTCGCGGTGGCGCGAGCCGCCGCGCTGAATGTGACGCGGGGGAGGAGGGTGTCGGGAGCGTCGACGTTGACGATGCAGCTGGTGCGGGTGCTGGAGCCGCGCCCGCGCACGTTTGTGTCGAAGGTGGTGGAGTCGTTCCGTGCGGTGCAGCTGGAGCTGAGGCTGACGAAGGAGGAGGTGCTGGCGGCGTACCTCCAGTTCGTGCCGTACGGGCGAAACGTGGAGGGAGTGGAGGCGGCGGCGCTGGCGTACTTCGGGCACACGGCGGCGCACCTGAGTCCCGCGGAGATTGCGACGCTGCTGGCGGTGCCGCAGAACCCGAACCGCCGGTTTCCGGTGCGGGAGAACGAGGAGAGGCTGAGGGCGGCGCGGGACGAAGTGGCGCGGAGGCTCCTGGAGGTGGAGGCACTGCCGAGAGGGCCGGAGGGGGCGAGTGTCTCGAAGGAGCAGGTGCTGGAGGAGGTGCGCGCCTCCTCGGTGCCACGGGAGATGAAGGCGTTTCCACGGGAGGCGCCGCATGCGGCGGTGTGGTTGAGGGGCCAGCGTCCGGGGCAGGCGCTGCTGCGGACGACGTTGGACGCGGGGACGCAGCGGCTGGTGGAGAGGCTGATGATGGATGCGGCGGTGACGCTGCTGCCGAAGGGAATCCACAACGGGACGGCGGTGGTGGTGGACCGGGAGCAAGGGGACGTGCTCGCGTTGGTGGGGAACTTCGACTTCTTCGACGAGAAGCACGGAGGGCAGATTGCGGGCTTCGCGACGCCGCGCTCTCCGGGCTCGACGCTCAAGCCGCTGCTGTATGCGATGGGCATCGACCTGGGGATGGTGGGGCCGGAGCAGCTCGTAGCGGACATCCCCACGACGTATGGCGGCTACACCCCGCGCAACTTCGACGGCCGCTTCCTGGGGTTGGTGCGGCTGGAGTACGCGTTGTCTCAATCGCTCAACATGCCCTTCGTGAGGCTGTTGGAGCGGGTGGGCGTGGAGCGCTTCCTGGGGGCGCTGCGGGCGTCCGGTGCCACCAGCCTGGTCGCGGAGCCGGGGCACTACGGCCTGTCGGCGGCGGTGGGAGGCATCGAGATGACGCCGATGGAGGTGGCCGGTGTGTACGTCGCGCTGGCGGGAGATGGGCGGACGCGGCCCCTGCGGGTGTTGGAGGAAGGCCAGCCCAGGGAGGCGTCGGTGGAGGTGATGTCACCCGGGGCGGCGTGGCTGACGCGCAAGGGCTTGGCGCTTCGGGACCGGCCCGACTTCCCCGAGCGGCGTCGGCTGACGGGGTTGCCCGCGCGGGTGCACTGGAAGACGGGGACGAGCTTCGGGCACCGGGATGCGTGGGCGGTGGGCTCGGGGCCTCGGCATACGGCGGTGGTGTGGCTGGGGAACTTCGACCACTCGCCCAGCGTGCACCTGGTGGGCGCGGATGCGGCGGGCCCGGTGCTGTTCGACATCCTGGAGGGCGTGGGGCCTCGGGGCCGCTCGTTGCCGGACGAGGACGTGAACGCCCCGAATGACCTGATGCGCGTGGAGGTGTGCGCGTACTCGGGACACCTGCCGACGGATGCGTGTACGCAGCGCAAGGAGGTCTACGCGAGGCGCACCGCGGTGCCCACCGTGCACTGTCCCTATCACCAGCGGGTGGAGGTGGATGTGGCCACGGGGCTCGCGGTGGGGCCGACGTGCCGCGCGGGACGCGAGACCGAGTCGCGAGTCTTCGTCACCTGGCCCGCGACCATCCGCCGCTGGCTGGAGGAACAACATCGCCGCCTGCCCGAGCCCCCCGCGGCGGCGCCCGGCTGTGAGCCCGGAGGGGAGCGGGCGGCTCCGAGCATCGTCTCGCCGGGGGCGGGTCACATCACCCTGCTGATTCCGGGCGTGCCTCCGGAGAAGCAGGAACTGCCGCTGGAGGCGGAGGCTTCGCACGAGCGGGCGCTCACGTGGTTCGTCGACGGAGCGCTGCTGGGCACCGCGCGCGCGGACGAGCGCATGTGGTGGACGCCGTCCGTGGGGACCCACGAAATCCTCGTCACGGATGACCGAGGACTCACCGCGAAGCGCACGCACGTCGTCCGCGAGCGCCGCTAG
- a CDS encoding outer membrane lipoprotein-sorting protein: MSLKNLLSAAAVSVALLSAPVALALEPAAMVQILSVIDDRQRNGGDYKAHIYLEQKEKDKTDNVREGFVYRRDADDKLMILFSKPKTEAGKGYLRLDKNLWSYDPNVGKWERRTERERIAGTDSRRADFDESRLAEEFDPTYEGEAKLGKYTAHKLNLKVKPNIDVAYPVVKLWVDKDTNNILKREEYALSGRLMRTALYPRWKKVFSESKGADVWYPEEIRFYDEVEKANSTIVLIKSVDLRSLEANLFTKAWLESKSR; this comes from the coding sequence ATGAGCCTCAAGAATCTGCTGTCCGCCGCGGCGGTGTCCGTGGCCCTCCTGTCCGCGCCCGTGGCACTGGCCCTCGAGCCAGCCGCCATGGTGCAGATCCTCTCGGTCATCGACGACCGGCAGCGCAACGGTGGCGACTACAAGGCGCACATCTACCTGGAGCAGAAGGAGAAGGACAAAACGGACAACGTCCGCGAGGGCTTCGTCTACCGGCGCGACGCCGACGACAAGCTGATGATCCTCTTCAGCAAGCCCAAGACGGAGGCCGGCAAGGGCTACCTGCGGCTGGACAAGAACCTCTGGAGCTACGACCCCAACGTGGGCAAGTGGGAGCGGCGCACGGAGCGCGAGCGCATCGCGGGCACCGACAGCCGCCGCGCCGACTTCGACGAGTCCCGTCTGGCCGAGGAGTTCGACCCGACCTACGAGGGCGAGGCCAAGCTGGGCAAGTACACGGCCCACAAGCTGAACCTGAAGGTGAAGCCCAACATCGACGTGGCCTACCCCGTCGTGAAGCTGTGGGTGGACAAGGACACGAACAACATCCTCAAGCGCGAGGAGTACGCGCTGTCCGGCCGCCTGATGCGCACCGCGCTCTACCCGCGCTGGAAGAAGGTCTTCAGCGAGTCCAAGGGCGCCGACGTCTGGTACCCCGAGGAGATCCGCTTCTACGACGAGGTGGAGAAGGCCAACTCCACCATCGTCCTCATCAAGTCGGTGGACCTGCGCTCGCTGGAGGCAAACCTCTTCACCAAGGCGTGGCTCGAGAGCAAGAGCCGATGA
- a CDS encoding tolB protein precursor protein, with protein sequence MNPRLLAAAALALLLPELALAQVFVVPRRPGKTPVNSFEFEWRHVDILVGPDATGVAKPPERTAHDQPPAAPGDVSTPPTAPPTVQAEAPAGSSPTLSPSPTPQLAGADDAGTPDAGVVATSGEDSGPPATGVAASGPGAEDGGPTPSLSGSVFGAAPDGGSPDGGFNYTYAKSLGAKAGGVRFYFYERERMVAERAAPLIEEAYRYLVDTFQYVPTETFPYILYSSYQEFLQTNLFPLSEGTLGVTSTEDLKLTLPYLGDHRLFEEISTHELAHQFTIQKTRTVAEQAKVFGDPLQAIPLWFIEGIAEFYAKRGMDPEAEMLVRDLLVNPDLYKGYAFLDFFSPGPYGYLWIYKVGQVRVAFLEEEYGKGFIQRVLEESPRLAGGSKDSPALKFEELLERLTGDDPKRLSARFENWLKRRAYKTYLSSEQSSPALDLLDKAPGYITAMSSSPDGTVLAVRTIVPETGESRLYLMDPRDADKSLKVAGDGVPGMESLHPISGRSFALSPDKLAFIAEVTGRDVIYVQDYKHTVEKRAQDVLVRRNPIRTGIDREVGTQVELSLGGRKTYRIDKHGLLAAYSPAMSPDGRYVAFIGIKDDGLRDVYVIDLEAGTDAKPLQLTDDVFSERQVTWGPAGIIFSSDATSHRKFNLFRVKLDAPRQVERLTSEERDHADPLALSDGRVFFTAFNNSSSDLHELMADGRIVRRTDLTTGVFEPGPGPEGSLWMLFHVSGERKPAVLRPPRMLALDVAPEPPPEPPNPLAVRPLTDALAYQPFARQNLEFGPIFGFAGAGGGGFVGQLFAAASDKMRDHQFILTLAVYGSFDLTDGYLLYINDEGRTTKGGGLFQSLRFRVDQTFDDLPVFFTSAERYFGAVGSLRYPLSTFLFVQADLSLGGTKYFLDDPTEFYLFFPDRNEANRELLSVWNAKNKAIRFQMELSGQIGYDSLKYHYATGPLSGSSVLLETTLGAQPFDDQAYGNFRLDAERYFPIYGRTNLFLRGGAGTTLGGRYARSYFLSSFDTLRGVNFGDERWLLGRHFAYSTLELQLPLNDIIRVAFLSDLEAVAGIDVGGVGNSSRDLWNHRVLDAAVGVNVALGPLLMRLHFARPLDIGAKAGKPDSGWVTNFSLGIAGLNGFFDQANTGAANNSAPQPASPALVPAVGGGYTAPRH encoded by the coding sequence GTGAACCCCCGTCTCCTCGCCGCCGCCGCGCTGGCGCTGCTCCTGCCCGAGCTGGCGCTGGCTCAGGTCTTCGTCGTGCCTCGCCGCCCAGGCAAGACGCCCGTGAACAGCTTCGAGTTCGAGTGGCGGCATGTCGACATCCTTGTCGGCCCCGATGCCACCGGCGTCGCCAAGCCTCCGGAAAGGACGGCTCACGACCAGCCTCCCGCCGCGCCCGGGGATGTCTCCACGCCCCCCACCGCGCCGCCCACCGTGCAGGCCGAGGCGCCCGCGGGCTCCTCCCCCACCCTGTCCCCCAGCCCGACCCCGCAGCTCGCGGGAGCCGACGACGCCGGGACGCCCGATGCGGGCGTGGTGGCCACCAGCGGCGAGGACTCGGGGCCCCCCGCCACGGGCGTCGCCGCGAGCGGCCCCGGCGCCGAGGACGGCGGGCCCACGCCCTCCCTCTCCGGGAGCGTGTTCGGCGCCGCGCCCGACGGCGGCTCGCCGGACGGCGGCTTCAACTACACCTATGCGAAGTCGCTGGGCGCCAAGGCCGGCGGCGTGCGCTTCTACTTCTACGAGCGCGAGCGCATGGTCGCCGAGCGCGCCGCGCCCCTCATCGAGGAAGCCTACCGGTACCTGGTGGACACCTTTCAGTACGTCCCCACGGAGACCTTCCCCTACATCCTCTACAGCAGCTACCAGGAGTTCCTGCAGACCAACCTCTTCCCTCTTTCCGAGGGAACGCTGGGTGTGACCAGCACCGAGGACCTGAAGCTGACACTTCCGTACCTGGGCGACCACCGGCTCTTCGAGGAGATCAGCACCCACGAGCTGGCGCACCAGTTCACCATCCAGAAGACGCGCACCGTGGCGGAGCAGGCCAAGGTGTTTGGAGATCCGCTCCAGGCGATTCCGCTGTGGTTCATCGAAGGTATCGCCGAGTTCTACGCCAAGCGGGGCATGGACCCCGAGGCGGAGATGCTGGTGCGGGACCTGCTCGTCAACCCGGACCTCTACAAGGGCTACGCCTTCCTCGACTTCTTCTCGCCCGGGCCCTACGGCTACCTGTGGATCTACAAGGTGGGCCAGGTGCGCGTGGCCTTCCTCGAGGAGGAGTACGGCAAGGGCTTCATCCAGCGCGTGCTCGAGGAGTCTCCTCGGCTGGCGGGTGGCTCCAAGGACTCGCCGGCGCTCAAGTTCGAGGAGCTGCTGGAGCGGCTGACGGGCGATGACCCGAAGCGGCTGTCCGCGCGCTTCGAGAACTGGCTGAAGCGCCGCGCCTACAAGACGTATCTCAGCTCGGAGCAGTCCTCGCCCGCGCTGGACCTGCTCGACAAGGCGCCGGGCTACATCACCGCGATGAGCAGCTCGCCGGACGGCACGGTGCTCGCGGTGCGCACCATCGTCCCGGAGACGGGTGAGAGCCGGCTGTACCTGATGGACCCTCGCGACGCGGACAAGTCGCTGAAGGTCGCCGGTGACGGCGTGCCCGGCATGGAGTCGCTGCACCCCATCTCCGGCCGCAGCTTCGCGCTGTCGCCGGACAAGCTGGCCTTCATCGCCGAGGTCACCGGGCGCGACGTCATCTACGTGCAGGACTACAAGCACACCGTGGAGAAGCGCGCCCAGGACGTGCTCGTGCGCCGCAACCCCATCCGCACCGGCATCGACCGCGAGGTGGGCACCCAGGTGGAGCTGTCGCTGGGCGGGCGCAAGACGTACCGCATCGACAAGCACGGCCTGCTGGCGGCGTACTCACCGGCCATGTCTCCGGACGGCCGCTACGTGGCCTTCATCGGCATCAAGGATGACGGCCTGCGCGACGTGTACGTCATCGACCTGGAGGCGGGCACGGACGCCAAGCCGCTGCAGCTCACCGATGACGTGTTCTCGGAGCGGCAGGTCACCTGGGGTCCCGCGGGCATCATCTTCTCGTCCGACGCCACGTCCCACCGCAAGTTCAACCTCTTCCGCGTGAAGCTGGACGCGCCCCGCCAGGTGGAGCGTCTGACGAGCGAGGAGCGAGACCACGCGGACCCCCTCGCGCTGTCGGACGGACGTGTGTTCTTCACCGCGTTCAACAACAGCAGCTCGGACCTGCACGAGCTCATGGCCGACGGCCGCATCGTCCGCCGCACGGACCTGACCACGGGCGTGTTCGAGCCGGGCCCAGGCCCCGAGGGCAGCCTGTGGATGCTCTTCCACGTGTCGGGTGAGCGCAAACCCGCGGTGCTCCGGCCTCCGCGCATGCTGGCGCTCGACGTGGCCCCGGAGCCTCCGCCCGAGCCGCCCAACCCGCTGGCGGTGCGGCCCCTGACGGATGCCCTGGCCTACCAGCCCTTCGCCCGCCAGAACCTGGAGTTCGGTCCCATCTTCGGCTTCGCGGGCGCGGGCGGCGGCGGCTTCGTCGGCCAGCTCTTCGCGGCGGCGAGCGACAAGATGCGCGACCACCAGTTCATCCTCACCCTGGCGGTGTACGGCAGCTTCGACCTGACGGACGGCTACCTGCTCTACATCAACGACGAGGGACGCACGACGAAGGGCGGCGGCTTGTTCCAGTCGCTGCGCTTCCGCGTGGACCAGACCTTCGACGACCTGCCCGTCTTCTTCACGTCCGCGGAGCGGTACTTCGGCGCCGTCGGCAGCCTGCGCTACCCGCTGAGCACCTTCCTCTTCGTGCAGGCGGACCTGAGCCTGGGCGGCACCAAGTACTTCCTGGACGACCCGACCGAGTTCTACCTGTTCTTCCCCGACCGCAACGAGGCGAACCGCGAGCTGCTGTCGGTGTGGAACGCGAAGAACAAGGCCATCCGCTTCCAGATGGAGTTGAGCGGGCAGATCGGCTACGACAGCCTCAAGTACCACTACGCCACCGGCCCCCTGTCCGGCAGCTCCGTGCTCCTGGAGACCACGTTGGGTGCCCAGCCCTTCGATGACCAGGCCTACGGCAACTTCCGCCTGGACGCGGAGCGCTACTTCCCCATCTACGGCCGCACGAACCTGTTCCTGCGCGGCGGCGCCGGCACGACGCTGGGGGGACGCTACGCGCGCTCCTACTTCCTGTCCTCGTTCGACACCCTGCGCGGCGTGAACTTCGGCGACGAGCGGTGGCTGCTCGGACGGCACTTCGCCTACTCCACACTGGAATTGCAGCTGCCACTCAATGACATCATCCGCGTGGCCTTCCTCAGCGACCTGGAGGCCGTGGCCGGCATCGACGTGGGTGGCGTGGGCAACAGCTCGCGGGATTTGTGGAACCACCGTGTGCTGGACGCCGCCGTCGGCGTGAACGTGGCGCTGGGGCCCTTGCTGATGCGGCTGCACTTCGCGCGGCCGCTCGACATCGGCGCGAAGGCGGGCAAGCCCGACTCGGGCTGGGTGACGAACTTCTCGCTGGGCATCGCCGGGCTCAACGGCTTCTTCGACCAGGCGAACACGGGCGCGGCGAACAACAGCGCGCCCCAGCCCGCGTCTCCCGCGTTGGTGCCCGCCGTGGGCGGTGGCTACACCGCGCCTCGGCACTGA
- a CDS encoding ABC transporter permease, with protein MFQLFLIAFRNLGTHRRRTLLLGGAIAGVTALLVILMGLSQGMEETMLRSATTLGTGHVNVAGFYKITSGQAAPVVTAYPKILELVRKEVPELDYAVQRGRGWAKLVSEKTSSQVGVGGIDVKDEPGFRQVLQVRSGSMDDLAQPNTVLIFEKQAKRLEVKVGDIVTIAAPTMRGTNNTVDVRVAAIAADVGMMSDFNVYVPSQTLRALYQLRDDSTGAIFLYLKDLKQMAQVQARVRQLLTDAGYTLMDNDPRAFWFKFDVVNREEWTGQKLDITNWEDEMSFITWTLKALNGLTGILTFVLLVIIGVGIMNTLWIAIRERTREIGTLRAIGMQRTRVMVMFLFEAMTLGALGTLAGAIIGFVVCVAVDAAHVGVPEAAAMFIMSDRLHLVVNAGSVLGAMVFITGCTTLISLIPSFLAARLKPVTAMHHIG; from the coding sequence ATGTTCCAGCTCTTCCTCATCGCATTCCGAAACCTGGGCACCCACCGGCGGCGCACGCTGCTGCTGGGCGGGGCCATCGCCGGCGTCACCGCGCTGCTCGTCATCCTCATGGGGCTGTCCCAGGGGATGGAGGAGACCATGCTCCGGTCCGCCACCACCCTGGGCACCGGCCACGTCAACGTGGCGGGCTTCTACAAGATCACCTCCGGCCAGGCCGCGCCGGTGGTGACCGCCTACCCGAAGATCCTCGAGCTGGTCCGCAAGGAAGTGCCGGAGCTCGACTACGCCGTCCAGCGCGGGCGCGGCTGGGCCAAGCTCGTCAGCGAGAAGACCTCCTCGCAGGTGGGCGTCGGCGGCATCGACGTCAAGGACGAGCCCGGCTTCCGCCAGGTCCTGCAGGTGCGCTCCGGCTCCATGGACGACCTGGCACAGCCGAACACCGTGCTCATCTTCGAGAAGCAGGCCAAGCGGCTCGAGGTGAAGGTCGGCGACATCGTCACCATCGCCGCCCCCACGATGCGCGGCACCAACAACACCGTGGACGTGCGCGTGGCGGCCATCGCCGCGGACGTGGGCATGATGAGCGACTTCAACGTCTACGTGCCCTCGCAGACGCTGCGCGCCCTGTACCAGCTTCGCGACGACTCCACGGGCGCCATCTTCCTGTACCTCAAGGACCTCAAGCAGATGGCCCAGGTGCAGGCCCGGGTGCGCCAGTTGCTGACGGACGCGGGCTACACCCTCATGGACAACGACCCGCGTGCGTTCTGGTTCAAGTTCGACGTGGTCAACCGCGAGGAGTGGACGGGCCAGAAGCTGGACATCACCAACTGGGAGGACGAGATGTCCTTCATCACCTGGACGCTCAAGGCGCTCAACGGGTTGACGGGCATCCTCACCTTCGTGCTGCTCGTCATCATCGGCGTGGGCATCATGAACACGCTGTGGATCGCCATCCGGGAGCGCACGCGTGAGATTGGCACGCTGCGCGCCATCGGCATGCAGCGCACCCGGGTGATGGTGATGTTCCTCTTCGAGGCGATGACGCTCGGCGCGCTGGGCACGCTCGCGGGGGCCATCATCGGCTTTGTCGTGTGCGTGGCCGTGGACGCGGCTCACGTGGGCGTGCCGGAGGCCGCGGCGATGTTCATCATGTCGGACCGACTGCACCTCGTCGTGAACGCGGGCTCCGTCCTGGGCGCCATGGTGTTCATCACCGGCTGCACCACGCTCATCTCACTGATTCCTTCCTTCCTCGCCGCGCGCCTCAAGCCCGTGACGGCGATGCACCACATCGGGTGA
- a CDS encoding CotH kinase family protein, producing MTRSRLLLCLPVMWMWACDSGAPSTSVQPTPPAAEEPPPRPPEPPPPPVQPPPPPPVQPPPPVEPPPQETEVQRRFELPAVQASVQEYELIIPEAAMRRFEADIWTPEQDAVFKAQGTAYPVKVRLRGASARSFPKKSWNVSFEKNVRFEGRTSLNLVAEYADASMLAEKIAFDLLAAMRVPAPRAKYVRLKLNGRYEGVFLDIEQVNKAFLKAHDFADTDATIYRCGWKDCELKTWRVPYQGEWTKKTNERESNDQLVAMLDVINHTPEPDLPAALEKNLQLEHYLRSMVLDALMSNNFVEDSESYFLYDRAVAKWSYVPWDLNNVDARWWYPATEEDMRGSSNNMRHPLFNFTLTDAWVDKMYQQRKLETGSYPGYLPVFSNLGTRVVMHPELRERLGARLTKAMEELFTPAVMDPYIDKLHRLIDNDMRADPHMDHGRFAAGREYMKRFVKERRAFVQKDWARMEARISPLVFEAFDPAAGWVEIGNRGDVELSLKGMVLTTNLRVSLAGGEHAPTLARPPLGAVLPPVSVAPGKRVRLKLAELGIRLAPKGEVGLFDGKSVIGVKDLLFYGELPTGQQYLRGDKGWEVR from the coding sequence ATGACACGCTCACGACTCTTGCTCTGTCTTCCAGTGATGTGGATGTGGGCTTGCGATTCTGGAGCACCGTCCACCTCCGTCCAGCCAACGCCTCCCGCCGCGGAAGAGCCGCCCCCGCGCCCGCCGGAGCCCCCACCGCCGCCCGTCCAGCCGCCACCCCCGCCTCCCGTGCAGCCGCCTCCGCCGGTGGAGCCCCCTCCCCAGGAGACGGAGGTCCAGCGGCGCTTCGAGTTGCCCGCCGTCCAGGCGAGCGTGCAGGAGTACGAGCTCATCATCCCCGAGGCCGCCATGCGGCGCTTCGAGGCGGACATCTGGACGCCGGAGCAGGACGCCGTCTTCAAGGCGCAGGGGACGGCCTACCCCGTCAAGGTGCGGCTGCGCGGCGCCTCCGCGCGCTCGTTCCCGAAGAAGAGCTGGAACGTGAGCTTCGAGAAGAACGTCCGCTTCGAGGGGCGCACCTCGCTCAACCTGGTGGCGGAGTACGCGGACGCCTCCATGCTGGCGGAGAAGATTGCGTTCGACCTGCTCGCCGCGATGCGCGTGCCCGCGCCCCGAGCCAAGTACGTGCGCCTCAAGCTCAACGGCCGCTACGAGGGCGTGTTCCTGGATATCGAGCAGGTGAACAAGGCGTTCCTCAAGGCCCACGACTTCGCCGACACGGACGCGACCATCTACCGCTGTGGGTGGAAGGACTGTGAGCTCAAGACGTGGCGGGTGCCGTACCAGGGGGAGTGGACGAAGAAGACGAATGAGCGGGAGTCGAACGACCAGCTCGTCGCCATGCTGGACGTCATCAACCACACGCCGGAGCCCGACCTCCCCGCGGCGCTCGAGAAGAACCTCCAGCTGGAGCACTACCTGCGCTCCATGGTGTTGGACGCGCTGATGTCGAACAACTTCGTGGAGGACTCGGAGAGCTACTTCCTCTACGACCGCGCGGTGGCGAAGTGGTCCTATGTCCCGTGGGACTTGAACAACGTGGATGCGCGCTGGTGGTACCCCGCGACCGAGGAGGACATGCGCGGGAGCAGCAACAACATGCGCCACCCGCTGTTCAACTTCACCCTGACGGACGCGTGGGTGGACAAGATGTATCAGCAGCGCAAGCTGGAGACGGGCTCGTATCCAGGCTACCTGCCCGTCTTCTCCAACCTGGGCACGCGCGTGGTGATGCACCCCGAGCTGCGGGAGCGGCTGGGGGCCCGGCTCACGAAGGCGATGGAGGAGCTGTTCACGCCCGCGGTGATGGACCCGTACATCGACAAGCTGCACCGGCTCATCGACAACGACATGCGCGCCGACCCGCACATGGACCACGGCCGGTTCGCCGCGGGCCGCGAGTACATGAAGCGCTTCGTGAAGGAGCGCCGAGCCTTCGTGCAGAAGGACTGGGCTCGGATGGAGGCGCGGATATCGCCGCTGGTGTTCGAGGCGTTCGACCCCGCCGCTGGCTGGGTGGAGATTGGAAACCGCGGCGACGTGGAGCTGTCGCTCAAGGGCATGGTGCTGACCACCAACCTCCGGGTGAGCCTGGCGGGCGGTGAGCATGCGCCCACCCTGGCCCGGCCGCCCCTGGGCGCGGTGCTGCCCCCGGTGTCGGTGGCACCGGGCAAGCGCGTGCGGCTGAAGCTGGCGGAGCTGGGCATCCGGCTCGCCCCCAAGGGCGAGGTGGGGCTGTTCGATGGGAAGTCCGTCATCGGCGTGAAAGACCTCCTGTTCTACGGCGAGCTGCCCACGGGCCAGCAGTACCTGCGCGGGGACAAGGGGTGGGAGGTTCGCTAG